One window of Dyadobacter sandarakinus genomic DNA carries:
- a CDS encoding PIN domain-containing protein: MVSDDAIPCFVSVVSFFEIAIKKKIGKLKLTRPVSAYLSEVEKIGIQILPVSGHYLDTYQEIALRDNHRDPFDRLIIATALSEKLTVISSDEQFKFYKDFVDVVW; the protein is encoded by the coding sequence ATCGTTTCGGACGATGCAATACCTTGTTTTGTAAGTGTTGTATCGTTTTTTGAAATAGCTATAAAAAAGAAAATTGGAAAGCTGAAATTAACCAGACCGGTTTCAGCTTACCTGTCAGAAGTTGAAAAAATAGGAATTCAGATTCTTCCGGTTTCCGGTCACTATCTTGATACTTATCAGGAGATAGCACTTCGCGACAATCACCGGGATCCATTCGACAGGCTGATCATTGCAACTGCCCTGTCTGAGAAATTGACGGTCATATCCAGTGATGAGCAATTCAAATTTTACAAAGATTTTGTAGATGTGGTATGGTAA
- a CDS encoding DUF2281 domain-containing protein, protein MWTTIGGVYENGKVILSESPPDMDRAKVLITFLGDNNEKSKKRVLGTMKGTIQMSDDFNEPLDDLKDYM, encoded by the coding sequence ATGTGGACAACAATAGGGGGAGTTTATGAAAACGGTAAGGTCATACTGAGTGAAAGCCCGCCTGATATGGACCGTGCCAAAGTGCTGATTACATTTTTGGGAGACAATAATGAAAAGTCTAAAAAGCGAGTACTTGGCACGATGAAGGGTACAATTCAAATGTCAGATGATTTTAATGAACCCCTGGACGATTTAAAGGACTATATGTAA